The following proteins come from a genomic window of Salvia hispanica cultivar TCC Black 2014 chromosome 4, UniMelb_Shisp_WGS_1.0, whole genome shotgun sequence:
- the LOC125222333 gene encoding uncharacterized protein LOC125222333, protein MFLTFSGHRRALAPRNGSSSGDTNPKPRVDISISNKENVPPSAQLNEEAVDPSLKRLETLRCEEALRDKSLMLDSAIKEILNRGEAQKQLELELDRLYRLNQINLACMMTSRLRSLRDKEEEKKMKMNKHIFIFKAGRV, encoded by the exons ATGTTTCTAACATTCTCTGGCCACCGGAGAGCACTTGCACCGAGGAATGGATCCTCCTCCGGTGACACGAATCCAAAGCCACGCGTCGATATTTCCATCTCCAACAAAGAGAATGTTCCTCCCTCCGCCCAACTCAACGAGGAGGCGGTTGATCCATCTTTGAAAAGGCTCGAGACACTAAGGTGCGAGGAGGCACTGAGAGACAAGTCCCTGATGCTGGATTCGGCAATCAAGGAGATTCTAAATCGAGGGGAGGCGCAGAAGCAGCTCGAGCTTGAGCTCGACCGCCTCTATCGCCTCAACCAAATCAACTTAGCTTGCATG ATGACATCTCGTCTTCGATCACTGAGAGacaaggaagaagagaagaagatgaaaatgaacAAG catatatttatattcaaggCGGGGAGAGTCTGA
- the LOC125222329 gene encoding serine/threonine-protein kinase STN8, chloroplastic-like, producing the protein MASLVSPTATALQFRRSNPNLPLIWSITRRNFSIKCNALFNDNLLTYNSIQLEQSLTQFQQLAADLPEVEKWGLLVFAGVSWLYLTARPGVLVGAIDAYLLAPLQAGVDALSGRRSLKRTDFLVGDRVGEGSFGIVYSGVVVPKNYTVDENLRSKSRRNRIDESFKDKVILKKVKIGVKGAVECGEFEEWFNYRLSRAAPETCAEFLGSFVADKTNTLFTKGEKWLVWKYEGDLDLGDYMKDRNFPLNLESVMFGRVLQGVESMERNALIIKQVMRQIITSLKKIHNTGIVHRDVKPSNLVVTKKGRIKLIDFGAATDLRIGKNYIPNRGLLDPDYCPPELYVMPEETPIPPPEPIAALLSPILWQLNSPDLFDMYSAGIVLLQMATPGLRSAAGLKNFNNELKGAGYDLNRWREKTRMRADLSILDLDSGRGWDLATKLVSERGVFKRGRLSAAAALRHPYFLLGADQAAAALSKFNFINQ; encoded by the exons ATGGCCTCTCTCGTATCCCCCACCGCCACTGCGCTTCAATTCCGCCgctcaaaccctaatttgccTTTGATTTGGTCCATTACCAGAAGGAATTTCTCCATCAAATGCAATGCGCTCTTCAACGACAATCTGTTGACTTATAACTCCATCCAATTGGAGCAATCCCTCACCCAATTCCAGCAACTCGCCGCAGATCTCCCGGAGGTCGAGAAATGGGGATTGCTAGTTTTCGCCGGGGTTTCCTGGCTTTACTTGACGGCGAGGCCCGGGGTCCTCGTCGGAGCCATTGACGCGTACCTTTTAGCTCCCCTGCAGGCGGGAGTGGACGCGCTGAGCGGGCGGCGGAGTTTGAAGAGGACCGATTTCTTAGTCGGCGATAGAGTCGGCGAGGGCTCGTTTGGGATCGTCTACTCCGGAGTAGTCGTGCCCAAAAATTACACCGTTGATGAGAATCTCCGGAGTAAATCGAGACGGAATCGGATTGACGAAAGCTTTAAGGATAAGGTTATCCTCAAAAAG GTCAAAATTGGGGTTAAAGGCGCTGTGGAGTGTGGGGAGTTTGAAGAGTGGTTCAATTACAGGCTATCTCGAGCTGCTCCAGAAACTTGTGCAGAATTTCTTGGTAGCTTTGTTGCAGACAAAACCAACACTCTCTTCACAAAGGGGGAGAAATGGCTTGTTTGGAAATACGAG gGAGATTTGGACTTGGGAGATTACATGAAAGATCGAAACTTTCCTTTGAATTTGGAGTCTGTGATGTTTGGAAGAGTTCTGCAAGGGGTGGAATCAATGGAGAGGAATGCTCTGATAATCAAGCAAGTAATGCGACAGATAATAACATCGTTGAAGAAGATACACAACACGGGAATAGTTCACCGTGATGTGAAGCCCTCCAATTTGGTGGTCACCAAGAAAGGGCGGATCAAACTGATTGATTTTGGGGCAGCCACGGATCTCCGCATAGGGAAAAACTACATCCCTAACCGTGGTTTGCTTGATCCTGACTACTGCCCGCCCGAGCTCTACGTGATGCCTGAGGAGACTCCCATTCCTCCGCCAGAGCCCATCGCAgcccttctctctccaatctTATGGCAG CTGAATAGTCCAGATCTATTCGATATGTATTCTGCTGGGATAGTTCTGCTTCAAATGGCGACACCGGGGCTGAGGTCTGCAGCGGGGCTGAAGAATTTCAACAACGAATTGAAGGGGGCTGGATATGATTTGAATAGATGGAGGGAGAAGACGAGGATGAGAGCTGATTTGAGCATTCTAGATCTTGATTCTGGTAGAGGCTGGGATTTGGCAACCAAGCTTGTGTCGGAGAGGGGCGTGTTCAAAAGAGGGCGTTTGTCAGCAGCAGCTGCGCTCAGACATCCTTATTTTTTGCTAGGTGCTGATCAAGCTGCTGCTGCTCTCtccaaattcaatttcatcaaCCAATAG
- the LOC125221054 gene encoding ethylene-responsive transcription factor LEP-like: MYRGVRRRSDKYRAQIKGLEEKGKQSHLGTFDTAEEAAMAYDYAARSLRGSKAYTNFVYPDGRQSGSLTNIPAPKALAGTPPRPSRGGYNYGGGGYNAGHQQGYYGQVDYGQNSGFGQVEHPQWAELPPLPQDLTSTSAVEYGGQYMPPPGPGSSYSGGGGYGYGYGW; the protein is encoded by the coding sequence ATGTATCGGGGCGTGCGGAGAAGGTCAGACAAGTATAGAGCGCAGATAAAAGGGTTGGAGGAGAAGGGTAAGCAGAGTCACCTTGGGACCTTCGACACGGCCGAGGAAGCCGCCATGGCCTACGACTATGCAGCCCGCTCCCTCCGTGGCTCCAAAGCCTACACCAACTTCGTCTATCCTGACGGCAGGCAGAGTGGCTCCCTCACCAACATCCCTGCCCCGAAAGCTCTCGCCGGAACACCCCCCCGCCCCAGCCGCGGTGGATACAACTATGGCGGCGGCGGCTACAATGCCGGCCACCAGCAAGGCTACTACGGACAGGTGGATTACGGGCAAAACTCGGGGTTTGGGCAGGTGGAGCACCCGCAATGGGCTGAGCTGCCACCGCTGCCGCAGGACCTCACGAGCACCTCGGCGGTGGAATACGGAGGCCAGTATATGCCGCCTCCGGGGCCGGGCAGTAGCTACTCCGGCGGCGGAGGGTATGGGTATGGGTATGGATGGTAG